One window of Sphingobacteriales bacterium genomic DNA carries:
- a CDS encoding IS982 family transposase, translating into MLLVITNKLVSLYIEIDDLLLDYTNCNQSHCILGHKPQGRKLGLSPSEIATILVFYQLSGYKTFQYYYEQLILGEFNHYFPKAPGYKHFLSLIHKCLPVLVLWMLRSCEKALKTGCYFIDATKLPVCHIHRQSQNRVFKDIAAKGKTSTGWFFGLKLHLVINQFGEIVKFAFTAGNVADNNHNLLRYLLGNLQGKCATDKGYYTKLFDEFVKQGLQLILKPKKNRKNQYPALPKDVSLSKKRALIESVNDILKTVCNLEHTRHRKPENAATHFMAALIAYQHLDKKPSVFIPNENNYTNTIQFVA; encoded by the coding sequence ATGCTTCTTGTTATAACAAACAAACTGGTATCGTTGTACATAGAGATTGACGATTTATTGCTTGACTATACTAACTGCAATCAATCACACTGTATTTTGGGTCATAAACCTCAGGGACGAAAGCTTGGTTTAAGTCCATCGGAAATAGCCACAATTCTTGTATTTTACCAATTATCCGGTTACAAAACTTTTCAATACTACTATGAACAACTCATTTTGGGCGAATTTAACCATTATTTTCCGAAAGCACCCGGCTATAAGCACTTTTTATCATTGATACACAAATGCTTGCCGGTATTAGTGCTTTGGATGTTACGTTCATGTGAAAAAGCCCTCAAAACAGGCTGTTACTTCATAGACGCAACCAAATTACCGGTATGCCATATACATCGTCAAAGCCAAAATCGGGTGTTTAAAGACATCGCTGCCAAAGGTAAGACCTCCACAGGTTGGTTCTTTGGCTTGAAGTTGCATTTAGTCATCAACCAATTCGGAGAAATTGTTAAGTTTGCGTTTACTGCTGGAAATGTGGCAGACAATAACCACAACTTGCTGCGCTATCTGTTGGGCAACTTGCAGGGCAAATGTGCGACAGACAAAGGCTATTACACCAAACTCTTTGACGAATTTGTTAAACAAGGTTTACAACTTATCCTAAAACCAAAGAAGAACCGTAAAAATCAATATCCCGCTTTGCCTAAAGATGTCTCTCTCAGTAAAAAAAGAGCATTGATTGAATCGGTAAATGATATTCTGAAAACAGTTTGCAATTTAGAACACACAAGACATCGCAAACCGGAAAACGCTGCTACACATTTTATGGCTGCGCTAATTGCCTATCAACACTTAGATAAAAAACCATCTGTTTTTATCCCCAACGAAAATAATTACACAAACACCATCCAATTTGTTGCTTAA
- a CDS encoding M4 family metallopeptidase → MKTLLTSNHIQFLVLIIVSGTLSGCGSWFAKKQEDSSEKTNTATVNLVPLDSLLINKECYTMDPLRRLPFKGDTLSFCIYHFDTSANKCRLRPDFTFETAFTKPEFKQFFNIPPDFTVEHWIAIQGDHHYWMYYKGIRIDCHSPVGIDKNSTGCSIGARVNYFYPKGEPENIQVSPEVAIDSATKYYIKCYKRVPRVEVPATKLAYYIRPGTNSYIYLCHKINLGDQYIYIDAITGTIRGSGSANNDVFITTPFNPVDDEPDYPVTLWYGNDLPYFTQYPDEKQIWLSSCDFGSCKLYHLKQDNTSHRMESYTNPDDFTATSDSKRYHWWSDDGADAPPGISLNFSALPSAWGIADGQAVIAFTPPSGIVNDYTMGGTFSGTNNTLLTGLSAGIHTVNIVHNTIGCNYPQAIAIGTQDGFIVTPTLVPVTCYQYGNIVINMSNAAGAEVMITGPIATPQFNGIVYSSFPAGSNSFDVAEQLNAGSLLPPGNYAILVQKDGKYTALNLRLDYPNCPNEISMLSTAYWAIERVHSFFQNPASLNCYFTSAPPAAPTTVNLSLTSGINQFTAGNPLIELCLLNSWELNAATNLTSLVFDNKIRIRVSNGNGSAPMVDLDILAHEYAHAINAKGVNVQCDNQPVEGGALVESFCDIMGIMVQSTIRQLDWNIGESVGTLRALNTPKLYNNPTTYGGQYWNAATTSSDGMRYTNSGVFSYWFYLLASGQSGTVDDGFSAPYPNNISGRNVPSATAFNVPAIGAEKAAKILLEVFTTNTISNSWGLNNTINQNYLGIAKATLTVAGQLYGTCSAEVLAVREAWRAVGIDAWQAESVTCDITKPYIKELKVTNSSGAIKYHKHWQINPVNGKLCLTDVTATSQSLIVQTGNTFQLEVTSSEPLSDFSFLGFKPSGAGLLSTGFTSAVTSSNATIWTATITTDASLELPGGEVAFVFSGHDMAGNELLSMHNMITGTPPCLNYNDLPQRFSPTAPWMPTTAPQGTDEIHKMNLYACSLDLPDSDICDNHLPYIQSVQINDIATGYIIAHQSWELTESQTHLCLVNNIEPEQTTDLTQGLFLTVVTSEPMSNLAFAGAVAPTGIIYYSGINQVSGSGTNWFFTLSSFNLAGFDSNTDYKLRFSGQDLAGNDLISMHEYEGANSTPPCIATNALPYKDSNENWMNYISGFDKSFGFTYRCNLSAELLIVCNYTSTTSSVYFNINITSCAEDEVTWFAQMDWDGDGNFDQSTIGDAMGTTIVYNSTSNGQAQLTLTNTVTGEQLVLNAYCNDIPVSDDCENVSPDFDDTTFSQNPHYCLGESVCISYYVTDFSPIENVTCSAADATHAYQSGYHHNPAAPNYDDAYYWQSGTFCFTPTATDAAQGDMFVFLSATDMTAVWCQQTGHAACIVTNLCCPTGFDYPQELEAVYDCNGDLYQPAEATVMALTNGCNLDFTVNGSSNHTLSHLGEGVYDLTLSFNNQTYLIEDAISVEGIYLEDGNLQITHTAQPSLGACSSDQCNGQITLSVAGGSGNYTYHWSDCIPPPGEMMLPCNSPLRNQLCTGSYTVTVADDLTGCQTVYTAGVSLYYPPNAGVLSDNEFSVSPTIFSGSTTLTYRVGYDAQVSISMFNGQGILVDSPIQQEFRAEGQYNMTHSPPSGLPQGVYYYVLYVCEQYITRVAIKID, encoded by the coding sequence ATGAAAACACTATTAACATCAAACCATATACAGTTTTTAGTATTGATTATTGTCTCCGGCACATTGTCGGGCTGCGGTAGTTGGTTTGCAAAAAAACAGGAAGATTCATCAGAAAAGACGAATACTGCAACCGTAAATCTTGTTCCCTTAGATTCTTTACTTATTAATAAAGAGTGTTACACTATGGATCCGCTTAGAAGATTGCCCTTTAAGGGTGATACGCTTAGTTTTTGCATTTATCATTTTGATACGAGCGCTAACAAATGCAGACTTAGACCCGATTTTACCTTTGAAACAGCCTTTACGAAACCCGAGTTTAAACAATTTTTTAACATACCCCCCGATTTTACAGTAGAACACTGGATAGCCATACAGGGTGACCATCATTATTGGATGTACTACAAAGGCATTAGAATTGATTGCCACAGTCCCGTCGGGATTGATAAAAATAGTACCGGTTGTAGTATAGGGGCGAGAGTAAATTACTTTTACCCTAAAGGCGAACCCGAAAATATTCAGGTAAGCCCAGAGGTAGCCATTGATTCTGCAACCAAATATTATATTAAATGCTACAAGCGCGTTCCCCGAGTAGAAGTTCCTGCTACTAAATTAGCCTATTACATACGTCCGGGTACAAACAGTTATATTTACCTCTGCCATAAAATTAATTTAGGCGATCAATACATATATATAGATGCCATTACCGGCACCATAAGAGGTAGTGGAAGCGCCAATAATGATGTGTTTATCACCACCCCATTCAACCCCGTTGACGATGAACCGGATTATCCTGTAACGCTCTGGTATGGCAACGATTTGCCTTATTTTACGCAATATCCCGATGAAAAACAAATTTGGCTGAGTTCCTGCGATTTTGGAAGTTGCAAGCTATATCATTTAAAACAAGATAACACCTCCCATCGCATGGAATCCTATACCAATCCGGACGACTTTACCGCCACCAGTGATTCGAAGCGTTATCATTGGTGGTCAGACGACGGAGCAGATGCGCCTCCGGGCATTTCGCTCAATTTTAGTGCGTTGCCCAGTGCTTGGGGCATTGCCGACGGGCAGGCGGTAATTGCTTTTACCCCACCCAGCGGTATTGTCAACGATTATACTATGGGTGGCACTTTTTCGGGAACCAACAATACACTTCTAACCGGATTAAGCGCAGGCATACATACTGTAAACATTGTTCATAATACAATCGGCTGCAATTATCCACAGGCAATTGCCATAGGCACACAAGATGGCTTTATCGTTACACCTACCTTAGTACCCGTTACCTGTTACCAATACGGCAATATTGTGATTAACATGAGCAATGCCGCAGGTGCGGAGGTCATGATTACCGGACCCATTGCCACTCCCCAATTTAACGGAATTGTTTATTCTTCCTTTCCGGCAGGCTCCAACAGTTTTGATGTGGCAGAGCAGTTAAATGCAGGCAGTTTATTACCGCCGGGCAATTACGCTATATTAGTGCAAAAAGATGGCAAATACACCGCCCTTAATTTGCGCCTCGATTACCCCAATTGCCCCAATGAAATATCCATGCTTAGTACTGCCTATTGGGCTATTGAACGCGTTCATTCTTTTTTTCAAAATCCCGCTTCGTTAAATTGCTACTTTACCTCTGCACCACCGGCTGCCCCCACTACCGTAAACCTATCGCTCACCTCCGGCATTAACCAGTTTACCGCCGGCAACCCGCTCATTGAGTTATGCCTCTTAAACAGCTGGGAACTTAATGCCGCTACCAATCTTACAAGTCTGGTATTCGATAATAAAATCCGAATAAGGGTGAGCAATGGCAACGGATCTGCACCCATGGTAGATTTAGATATACTGGCGCACGAATATGCCCATGCCATCAATGCAAAAGGGGTAAATGTGCAATGTGATAACCAACCAGTTGAGGGTGGCGCACTTGTAGAAAGTTTTTGCGATATTATGGGTATTATGGTGCAGAGTACCATAAGACAATTAGACTGGAATATAGGCGAATCGGTGGGTACATTGCGGGCTTTAAACACCCCCAAATTATACAACAACCCTACTACTTATGGCGGACAATATTGGAATGCCGCCACAACATCAAGCGACGGGATGCGTTACACCAATTCTGGCGTATTCAGCTATTGGTTCTATTTGTTAGCATCAGGGCAGAGCGGCACAGTAGATGATGGCTTTAGCGCGCCCTATCCAAATAATATTTCGGGCAGAAATGTGCCTTCGGCTACTGCATTTAATGTGCCGGCCATAGGCGCAGAAAAAGCAGCTAAAATACTGCTTGAAGTTTTTACCACAAACACCATTTCTAATTCATGGGGGCTTAATAATACAATAAATCAGAACTATCTTGGCATAGCAAAGGCAACGCTTACTGTGGCGGGGCAACTGTATGGCACTTGCTCTGCCGAAGTACTTGCTGTGCGTGAAGCATGGCGAGCAGTGGGTATAGATGCGTGGCAAGCAGAATCGGTAACCTGCGATATAACCAAACCCTACATTAAAGAGCTAAAAGTTACCAACAGTAGCGGCGCAATTAAATATCATAAACACTGGCAAATAAACCCCGTTAATGGTAAATTATGCTTGACAGATGTTACTGCCACCTCTCAAAGTTTAATTGTTCAAACAGGAAACACATTTCAGCTTGAAGTTACAAGCAGTGAACCTTTGTCCGATTTTTCTTTTTTGGGCTTTAAACCAAGCGGAGCAGGTCTTCTTAGTACTGGCTTTACGTCTGCCGTCACTTCTTCTAACGCCACCATTTGGACAGCCACTATAACCACAGATGCTTCTTTAGAACTTCCAGGAGGGGAGGTAGCCTTTGTTTTCAGCGGACATGATATGGCAGGTAACGAATTGTTGTCAATGCATAATATGATTACCGGCACACCTCCTTGTCTAAATTATAACGATCTCCCACAGCGATTTTCTCCCACAGCACCTTGGATGCCAACTACCGCACCGCAAGGAACCGATGAAATTCATAAAATGAACCTGTATGCCTGCTCCCTCGATTTGCCCGATTCCGACATCTGCGACAACCACCTCCCCTACATCCAATCGGTGCAGATTAACGATATTGCAACCGGCTACATCATAGCCCACCAAAGTTGGGAGCTAACCGAAAGCCAAACCCATCTATGCCTTGTCAACAATATTGAACCCGAACAAACAACAGATTTAACACAGGGGCTGTTTTTAACCGTCGTTACTTCCGAGCCAATGAGTAATTTAGCATTTGCTGGTGCTGTTGCTCCAACCGGAATTATCTATTACTCAGGTATCAATCAGGTTTCCGGTAGTGGAACTAATTGGTTTTTTACACTATCGTCCTTTAATTTAGCGGGGTTTGACAGCAACACTGATTATAAGCTGCGATTTAGCGGACAAGATTTGGCGGGCAATGACCTGATAAGTATGCATGAATATGAGGGTGCTAATTCTACCCCTCCTTGTATTGCTACAAATGCCTTGCCTTACAAAGATTCCAATGAAAATTGGATGAATTATATATCAGGGTTTGACAAATCCTTTGGATTTACTTATAGATGCAACTTATCCGCCGAGCTTCTCATAGTATGTAATTATACAAGTACGACATCTTCCGTGTATTTCAATATAAATATTACTTCGTGTGCTGAAGATGAAGTAACTTGGTTTGCTCAGATGGATTGGGATGGAGATGGCAATTTTGACCAGTCAACCATTGGAGATGCTATGGGAACTACAATAGTTTACAATTCGACAAGCAATGGGCAAGCACAACTTACCCTTACGAACACCGTAACGGGTGAGCAGTTGGTGTTAAATGCCTATTGCAATGATATTCCTGTTTCTGATGATTGTGAAAATGTCTCTCCCGATTTTGATGATACCACTTTCTCTCAAAATCCTCATTATTGTTTGGGAGAATCTGTCTGCATCTCATATTATGTTACCGATTTTAGTCCTATTGAAAACGTAACCTGTTCGGCAGCCGATGCAACGCACGCCTACCAGTCGGGGTATCACCATAATCCGGCTGCCCCAAATTATGATGATGCCTATTATTGGCAATCCGGCACTTTCTGTTTTACACCAACCGCTACAGATGCGGCACAGGGCGACATGTTTGTTTTCCTTTCGGCAACAGACATGACGGCTGTTTGGTGCCAACAAACAGGGCATGCTGCTTGTATTGTTACTAACCTCTGCTGCCCCACCGGCTTCGACTATCCGCAGGAATTGGAAGCAGTTTACGACTGCAACGGCGACCTGTACCAACCCGCAGAAGCAACCGTTATGGCTCTGACCAACGGCTGCAACCTCGATTTTACCGTGAACGGAAGTTCCAACCATACCCTGAGCCATCTCGGAGAAGGTGTTTATGACCTCACCCTGTCGTTCAACAACCAAACCTATCTGATTGAAGACGCGATTTCTGTCGAAGGCATTTATTTGGAAGACGGCAACCTGCAAATTACCCATACCGCTCAACCCAGCCTCGGTGCCTGTAGTAGCGACCAGTGCAACGGGCAGATTACCCTCTCCGTTGCCGGAGGAAGTGGCAACTATACCTACCATTGGAGCGATTGCATTCCACCACCCGGCGAAATGATGTTGCCTTGCAACAGCCCTTTGCGCAATCAGCTTTGCACCGGAAGCTATACCGTTACCGTTGCAGACGACCTGACCGGCTGCCAAACGGTTTATACTGCCGGCGTGAGTCTTTACTACCCGCCCAACGCCGGCGTTTTGTCCGACAATGAATTTAGTGTCAGCCCTACGATATTCAGCGGCAGCACCACCCTGACCTATCGGGTGGGGTATGATGCACAAGTAAGCATTTCCATGTTCAATGGTCAGGGTATTTTAGTGGACTCGCCCATTCAACAGGAGTTCCGTGCCGAAGGGCAGTACAACATGACCCATTCCCCTCCTTCCGGTTTGCCGCAGGGGGTTTATTATTATGTTCTGTATGTGTGCGAACAGTATATTACGAGGGTGGCGATAAAGATTGATTAG
- a CDS encoding SprB repeat-containing protein yields the protein MRSYAYNTNPYDDYFFSDLKLRIHKDDEYSDALIQYAYINEDARYPDGNYFLLASATTVNGDLFDSDPSPIVIDNFRPYIKEVLITQGGLPRYHAVWEWDAEFNNGSGNPPGRLEYNRITITSVLTSGEDLAVQIIASEPMDEISFTIEGTTDIHTAIDYSENTSWFEISSSFLETLIVNDYHTLNITGQDLTLNYLTGFPSSPPPSSPPDYTAAQLPHRTGATSSSWSIPFSNTTDRAHFFYLSNCFPGEGESGPCILDAGVGLFNSCGNAFNSENEQLCAGATLQVYDFSCAACAETAEWNFDGGTAVLVDADPDYYSVSWDTPGTYTVSLSLWGSEAFNENGIDNYSQTITVSETGCVGNGMVVGSIGEACNILTIIMLNGVQPFTVSMLGQQTNFATNTFQLNTENIPIGDTYFITITDAVGCSTEVTGQKVESFYITANNLDCWGNGFASFNLNFYCGTPPYSFFVGGELITTSTSSHSVLDELTGGELLMVVTESQGQSNTVLIQCTVVNDECQNDTPVFLLPETIEQINICAGEEICLNYYVRDATSTGIYPAVCSVENATHTYQSGFYNHPDAPNYDDAYYWQSGTFCFTPDIEQIGLQVITLSASDITASWCQETGLAYILVNTLCCPTGFDYPQELTAVYDCDGNLYQPAEATVMALTNGCNLDFTLNGSADHTLGHLGEGVYDLTLSFNNQTYLIEDAITVSGIYMDDGNLQITHTTQPSLAACSSDQCNGQISLSVSGGSGNYTYHWSDCIPPPGEMMLPCNSPLRNHLCSGSYTVTVADDLTDCETVYTANVNLYYPPNAGVLSDNEFSVSPTVFSGSTTLTYRVGYDAQVSISMFNGQGILVDSPIQQEFRAEGQYSMTHSPPSGLPQGVYYYVLYVCEQYITRVAIKID from the coding sequence GTGCGTTCATACGCCTACAATACTAACCCCTACGACGATTATTTTTTTTCAGACCTGAAGTTGCGTATTCATAAAGACGATGAATATTCTGATGCCTTAATACAATACGCCTACATAAACGAAGATGCCCGCTATCCCGACGGCAACTACTTCCTGCTTGCAAGCGCCACCACCGTAAACGGAGATTTATTTGACAGCGACCCTTCCCCTATAGTCATTGACAACTTCCGACCTTACATTAAGGAGGTGCTGATTACACAGGGCGGATTACCGCGTTATCATGCTGTTTGGGAATGGGATGCCGAATTTAATAATGGCTCCGGCAATCCGCCGGGACGGTTAGAATATAACAGGATTACAATTACATCCGTATTAACTTCGGGTGAAGACTTAGCTGTCCAAATTATTGCATCAGAACCCATGGACGAAATTTCTTTCACTATAGAAGGCACAACAGATATTCATACAGCTATTGACTACAGTGAAAACACATCTTGGTTTGAAATATCTTCATCGTTTTTAGAAACTCTTATTGTCAATGACTACCATACCCTCAATATAACCGGGCAGGATTTAACGCTTAATTATTTAACCGGTTTCCCCTCAAGTCCACCTCCCTCAAGCCCGCCGGATTACACTGCTGCCCAACTCCCTCATCGTACCGGCGCTACTTCCTCTTCATGGAGCATACCTTTTAGCAATACTACCGATCGGGCACATTTTTTCTATCTTTCCAATTGTTTTCCGGGTGAGGGGGAAAGCGGACCCTGCATCCTGGATGCCGGTGTCGGATTATTCAACTCTTGCGGTAATGCGTTTAACTCCGAAAACGAACAGCTTTGCGCGGGGGCTACTTTACAAGTTTACGATTTCTCGTGTGCCGCCTGTGCCGAAACGGCAGAGTGGAATTTTGATGGCGGAACAGCCGTTTTGGTGGACGCTGATCCGGACTATTACAGCGTTTCTTGGGATACCCCCGGCACTTATACCGTTTCCCTCTCGTTATGGGGTAGTGAAGCTTTTAACGAAAACGGTATCGATAACTACTCCCAAACTATTACGGTTTCAGAAACAGGCTGTGTGGGTAACGGGATGGTTGTAGGTTCTATCGGCGAAGCCTGTAATATATTGACTATTATTATGCTTAATGGTGTTCAACCGTTTACAGTTTCAATGTTAGGGCAACAAACTAATTTTGCAACCAACACTTTTCAATTAAATACTGAAAACATACCCATAGGCGACACATATTTTATTACTATCACAGATGCCGTTGGGTGTTCAACAGAAGTAACAGGACAAAAAGTTGAAAGCTTCTATATAACTGCGAATAATTTAGATTGTTGGGGGAATGGTTTTGCAAGTTTTAATCTCAATTTTTATTGTGGTACACCTCCTTATTCCTTTTTTGTAGGTGGGGAATTAATAACAACTTCGACATCTAGCCATAGTGTACTTGATGAATTAACAGGTGGTGAACTTTTAATGGTTGTTACAGAATCTCAAGGGCAATCAAATACGGTTTTAATACAATGCACCGTAGTTAATGATGAATGTCAAAACGATACCCCGGTATTTCTTCTACCGGAAACGATTGAACAAATCAATATTTGTGCAGGCGAAGAAATATGTTTGAACTACTACGTTAGAGATGCTACCAGTACAGGAATCTATCCTGCCGTATGTTCTGTGGAAAATGCCACACATACCTATCAGTCGGGGTTTTACAATCATCCGGATGCCCCAAATTATGACGATGCCTATTATTGGCAATCCGGTACATTCTGTTTTACCCCGGATATAGAACAAATCGGGTTGCAAGTAATTACTCTTTCAGCTTCCGATATTACAGCTTCTTGGTGCCAAGAAACCGGATTAGCTTATATATTAGTCAATACCCTCTGCTGTCCCACCGGCTTCGACTATCCGCAGGAGCTAACCGCCGTTTACGACTGCGACGGCAACCTTTACCAGCCCGCAGAAGCAACCGTTATGGCCCTGACCAACGGCTGCAACCTCGACTTTACCCTGAACGGAAGTGCCGACCACACCCTCGGCCATCTCGGAGAAGGGGTTTACGACCTCACCCTTTCGTTCAACAACCAAACCTATCTGATTGAAGACGCGATTACGGTTTCGGGCATTTATATGGACGACGGCAACCTGCAAATTACCCACACCACCCAACCCAGCCTTGCCGCCTGCAGCAGCGACCAGTGCAACGGGCAGATTTCTTTGTCCGTTTCGGGAGGAAGCGGCAACTATACCTACCATTGGAGCGATTGCATTCCGCCACCCGGCGAAATGATGTTGCCCTGCAACAGCCCTTTGCGCAATCACCTTTGCAGCGGAAGCTATACCGTTACCGTAGCAGACGACCTGACCGATTGCGAAACAGTTTATACTGCCAATGTGAATCTATACTACCCGCCCAACGCCGGGGTTTTATCCGACAATGAGTTTAGTGTCAGCCCTACGGTTTTCAGCGGCAGCACCACCCTTACCTATCGGGTGGGGTATGATGCACAAGTAAGCATTTCCATGTTCAATGGTCAGGGTATTTTAGTGGACTCGCCCATTCAACAGGAGTTCCGTGCCGAAGGGCAGTACAGCATGACCCATTCCCCTCCTTCCGGTTTGCCGCAGGGGGTTTATTATTATGTGCTGTATGTGTGCGAGCAGTATATTACGAGGGTGGCGATAAAGATTGATTAA